One Tautonia rosea genomic window, TCGACCGTCGATTGATGTGCTGTTCCGATCGGCGGCTGAGATTTTTGGAGCCGAGGCGGTCGGTGTCTTGATGACCGGGATGGGGCGAGATGGCGTCGAGGGGTGTCGGAGCATCATCGAGGCCGGAGGCGCGACCCTTGGGCAAGACGAGGCGACCTCCGTGATTTACGGCATGAACAAGGCGGCCTTCGAGGCCGGCGTCATACGCTCACAGTTTGCGATTGACGAACTGCCGGGGTTGCTCCGCTTGCTGGCCCTTTGACTGGGGACACGGGGAAGTCGCAGTGATGCTTAGAGCGGTTTTCGATTGAGCGGAGCGGCTCGCCGGGAAATGGGGACACGCACCTCGAAGACTCGGAGCCAGTCCTCATGTCCCTGACCCTTCACAGACAAACGAATAACGCTCTAGCCACCCAAGGCCTCCTCAGCCGTGAGAATCATCTTCGACAACTCGATGAGTTTGAGGTTTTTTTCGCTGGCCAGCTTTTGCAAGCGACGGAATGCTGCACTCTCGTCAAGGTTAGAGCGTTTCATGAGCACGCCCTTCGCCCGCTCGATGATCTTGCGATCCTCCAGTGCCTGGCGGAGATCGGCAGCCTCTTTGCGGAGTGCCTGGAATTGCTCGAACCGGCGGAGGGCGATGGCAATCGCCGGCTCCAGATCGGCCTGCTTAATCGGTTTGACCAGGTAAGCCAGAACGTGATCAGTCTCGGCCCGTTCGATGAGGTCGGAGTCGTGAAAGGCTGAGACAAGGATGATCGGTACGGGCCGCTCTCGTTCGATTCGAGAGGAGGCTTCGATGCCGTCGGTCCCTGGCATTTTGATATCAGCGATCACCAAATCGGGTTGGACTGCCC contains:
- a CDS encoding ANTAR domain-containing response regulator, with the protein product MTRPLRIAVADDEQDMRDYYRTILPVLGHEVVAVCADGEELVERCRAVQPDLVIADIKMPGTDGIEASSRIERERPVPIILVSAFHDSDLIERAETDHVLAYLVKPIKQADLEPAIAIALRRFEQFQALRKEAADLRQALEDRKIIERAKGVLMKRSNLDESAAFRRLQKLASEKNLKLIELSKMILTAEEALGG